One genomic region from Pseudomonas hormoni encodes:
- a CDS encoding phosphoethanolamine transferase: MLKIKAVRPEWVTLFASAFLLAGFNLVLWQHLFEITAFDGKGIVLRVAFGLMILAAFNLVLTLLAFRPLMKPLLTLIFMISAGVAYFMSQYGVLMDTGMLRNFAQTNATEVRDLLSIKLLVYILLLGVLPSWLLWRIPVGYRRWHRELLSKTLVSVASVVVIGGVALVNYQGLASLFRNHHELRLMVVPSNYIGASFGYLREQVASARQPFVRIGEDAERNPAWQAHGRKSLTVLVVGESARAENFGVLGYDRDTTPKLDKEAGLIAFTDVHSCGTETAVSVPCMFSNMGRKDYNASKAKNEEGLLDVLKRAGLDVIWRDNQSGCKGTCDRVTLDDVSNLKDPVLCANSECRDEILLQGLQHFIDTLDKDTVLVLHQMGSHGPEYFKRYPKEYERFTPVCESNALNNCSRESIVNGYDNTLVYTDHVLSTLIDLLRSNQDKVDTAMLYLSDHGESLGEYNLFLHGTPYMMAPDQQKHVAMLAWFSDSYQKSFSVDTHCLQLSRDKPLSQDNLFHSMLGLLEVNSKVYNQELDMFAGCRGAVIDGVLAKE; this comes from the coding sequence ATGTTGAAGATTAAAGCCGTGCGCCCGGAGTGGGTGACGTTGTTTGCCAGTGCCTTTTTGTTGGCTGGCTTCAATTTAGTGCTCTGGCAACACCTGTTTGAAATCACCGCGTTCGATGGCAAAGGCATCGTCCTGCGTGTGGCTTTCGGCTTGATGATTCTGGCTGCCTTCAACCTGGTGCTGACGCTGCTGGCGTTCCGGCCGTTGATGAAGCCGCTGTTGACCTTGATCTTTATGATCAGCGCCGGGGTGGCTTACTTCATGAGCCAATACGGTGTGCTGATGGACACCGGCATGTTGCGTAATTTTGCGCAAACCAATGCAACGGAAGTGCGCGACTTACTCTCGATAAAGTTACTTGTTTATATTCTTTTGCTCGGTGTGTTGCCTTCGTGGTTGTTGTGGAGAATACCGGTTGGTTACCGCCGCTGGCATCGCGAATTGTTAAGTAAGACTTTGGTCAGTGTTGCGTCGGTAGTGGTAATCGGTGGTGTAGCGTTAGTTAACTATCAGGGCCTCGCGTCATTGTTTCGCAATCACCACGAATTGCGTTTGATGGTAGTGCCCAGCAACTATATCGGTGCCTCCTTCGGCTACCTGCGCGAACAAGTCGCTTCGGCTCGGCAACCCTTCGTCAGGATTGGTGAGGACGCCGAGAGAAACCCGGCCTGGCAAGCTCACGGCCGCAAGTCCCTGACCGTGCTGGTGGTGGGTGAGAGTGCCCGGGCCGAGAACTTTGGTGTACTGGGCTACGACCGCGACACCACGCCAAAACTGGACAAGGAGGCGGGCCTGATTGCCTTCACCGATGTGCATTCCTGCGGCACGGAAACAGCCGTCTCGGTGCCGTGCATGTTCTCCAACATGGGCCGCAAAGACTACAACGCGAGCAAGGCAAAGAATGAAGAAGGCCTGCTGGATGTGCTCAAGCGGGCGGGGCTGGACGTCATCTGGCGCGATAACCAGTCGGGCTGCAAAGGCACTTGCGACCGCGTCACCCTTGATGATGTCAGCAACCTGAAGGACCCGGTGCTCTGCGCCAACAGCGAATGCCGCGATGAAATCCTTCTGCAGGGTTTGCAGCACTTCATCGACACCCTGGATAAAGACACCGTGCTGGTACTGCATCAGATGGGCAGTCATGGCCCGGAATACTTCAAACGCTACCCGAAAGAGTACGAACGCTTTACCCCGGTGTGTGAAAGCAATGCGTTGAACAATTGCAGTCGCGAAAGCATCGTCAATGGTTATGACAACACGCTGGTGTACACCGACCATGTGCTGTCGACCCTGATCGATCTGTTGCGCAGCAATCAGGACAAAGTCGATACCGCGATGCTGTATCTGTCGGACCACGGCGAGTCCCTGGGCGAATACAACCTGTTCCTTCACGGCACGCCTTACATGATGGCGCCCGATCAACAAAAGCATGTCGCCATGCTGGCCTGGTTCTCCGACAGCTATCAGAAGTCGTTCTCGGTGGACACCCATTGCCTGCAACTGAGTCGTGATAAACCATTGAGCCAGGACAACCTGTTCCATTCGATGCTCGGTTTGCTGGAGGTCAACAGCAAGGTCTACAACCAGGAACTGGACATGTTTGCCGGCTGCCGCGGTGCGGTGATTGACGGTGTCCTGGCCAAAGAGTGA
- a CDS encoding class I SAM-dependent methyltransferase: protein MSAQPPSAIELEFARRHDQEHARVCLQPHPRGLAGRLAFWRDEQLVRSALKVAGEPGLILDVACGAGRFWPVLAEHANRVILASDPSQDMLDHAPTHHPQHLLKRVKTFQGSAFSIGLSANAVDCIFCMQLFQHIASPEHRLAMLGEFHRVSRDTVIVAVRIDSGFKRRRPDTQGVQARMLASKAEVEDEFKQAGFRLLSHQDFLPGCAPMRVYVLRKAR from the coding sequence ATGTCCGCTCAACCCCCTTCCGCCATCGAGCTTGAGTTCGCCCGGCGTCACGATCAGGAACACGCCCGCGTCTGCCTGCAGCCGCACCCGCGTGGCCTTGCCGGGCGCCTGGCGTTCTGGCGTGACGAGCAACTGGTGCGCAGCGCGCTGAAGGTGGCCGGCGAGCCGGGGCTGATTCTCGACGTCGCCTGCGGGGCCGGGCGCTTCTGGCCGGTGCTGGCCGAACATGCAAATCGGGTGATTCTGGCGTCCGACCCTTCTCAGGACATGCTCGATCACGCGCCGACCCACCACCCGCAACACCTGCTGAAACGGGTCAAGACCTTTCAAGGCTCGGCATTCTCCATCGGCTTGTCGGCGAATGCGGTGGACTGCATTTTTTGCATGCAACTGTTTCAGCACATCGCCAGCCCCGAGCATCGCTTGGCCATGCTGGGCGAGTTCCATCGTGTCAGCCGCGATACGGTGATTGTGGCGGTGCGGATCGATTCCGGCTTCAAGCGTCGGCGGCCAGATACACAAGGCGTTCAGGCCCGGATGCTGGCCAGTAAGGCCGAAGTGGAAGACGAGTTTAAACAGGCGGGTTTTCGCTTGCTCAGCCATCAAGACTTCCTGCCCGGTTGTGCACCTATGCGCGTCTACGTGTTGCGTAAGGCCAGATAA
- the rnd gene encoding ribonuclease D, whose protein sequence is MAIDIHWIRDNDSLGRFCAEWQQLPYVALDTEFMRVDTFYPIAGLLQIGDGVRAYLIDPLTIDNWQPLAALLENPAVVKVVHACSEDLEVLLRLTGSLPAPLFDTQLAAAYLNLGFSMGYSRLVQEVLGIDLPKGETRSDWLQRPLSDTQISYAAEDALHLAEVFVQLRPKLSDDKYAWVLEDGAELVANLRREVDPYEVYREAKLAWKLSRAQLAVLRELCAWREREARARDLPRNRIIREHSLWPLARTQPDNLGALAKIEDMHPRTVRQDGEFLLDLIKRSGSVSPDQWPPAVPEPLPVDAAALIKQLRALGQAEAERLNIAPELMLRKKTLEALLKSGFPNGPYQLPDSLRGWRRELMGQALLDSLATAGEQP, encoded by the coding sequence GTGGCCATCGATATTCACTGGATTCGCGACAACGATAGCCTCGGCCGGTTTTGCGCCGAGTGGCAGCAGCTGCCCTACGTTGCCCTCGACACCGAATTCATGCGGGTCGACACCTTTTATCCGATCGCTGGCCTGCTGCAGATCGGCGATGGCGTACGCGCTTACCTGATTGACCCGCTGACCATCGACAACTGGCAGCCCCTGGCCGCGTTGCTGGAAAACCCGGCCGTGGTCAAAGTCGTGCATGCGTGCAGCGAAGACCTCGAAGTGTTGCTGCGCCTGACCGGCAGCCTGCCGGCGCCGCTGTTCGATACCCAACTGGCCGCCGCCTACCTGAACCTTGGTTTCTCCATGGGCTATTCGCGGCTGGTGCAGGAAGTGCTCGGCATCGACCTGCCCAAGGGCGAGACCCGTTCCGACTGGCTGCAACGTCCGCTGTCCGACACCCAGATCAGCTACGCCGCTGAAGACGCCTTGCACCTCGCGGAAGTTTTCGTACAGCTTCGTCCGAAGCTGTCTGACGACAAGTACGCCTGGGTCCTGGAAGACGGCGCCGAGCTGGTGGCCAACCTGCGTCGTGAAGTTGATCCGTACGAGGTCTATCGCGAAGCCAAACTGGCCTGGAAGCTCTCCCGTGCCCAACTCGCCGTGCTGCGTGAACTCTGCGCCTGGCGCGAACGCGAAGCCCGCGCCCGTGACTTGCCGCGCAATCGCATCATCCGTGAACATTCCCTGTGGCCGCTGGCGCGGACGCAACCGGACAACCTCGGCGCGCTGGCGAAAATCGAAGACATGCACCCGCGTACCGTGCGTCAGGACGGCGAATTTCTGCTTGATCTGATCAAACGCTCTGGCAGTGTGTCCCCAGATCAATGGCCGCCTGCCGTGCCGGAGCCGTTGCCGGTGGATGCTGCTGCGCTGATCAAACAGTTGCGTGCACTCGGGCAGGCCGAAGCCGAGCGCCTGAACATCGCGCCGGAGCTGATGCTGCGCAAGAAAACCCTGGAAGCGCTGCTCAAGAGCGGCTTCCCCAACGGTCCCTACCAATTGCCTGATTCGCTGCGTGGCTGGCGCCGCGAGTTGATGGGCCAGGCGCTGCTCGACAGCCTGGCCACCGCCGGAGAACAGCCTTGA
- a CDS encoding YcgL domain-containing protein: MKRICSIYRSLKKNEMYLYVLKSDALERVPESLMAAFGKPHHAFDLVLTPERKLSREDITVVLENLEKQGYHLQMPPAEDEYIEHLPEELLRRNDPM, translated from the coding sequence TTGAAACGTATTTGCTCCATCTATCGAAGCCTGAAGAAAAACGAGATGTACCTCTATGTGCTCAAAAGCGATGCACTGGAGCGCGTCCCGGAAAGCCTGATGGCCGCTTTCGGCAAACCGCACCATGCGTTCGACCTGGTGCTGACCCCCGAGCGCAAGTTGTCGCGCGAGGACATCACCGTGGTGCTGGAAAACCTCGAGAAGCAGGGTTACCACCTGCAAATGCCACCGGCTGAAGACGAATACATCGAACATTTGCCGGAAGAACTGTTGCGACGCAACGATCCGATGTAA
- a CDS encoding D-2-hydroxyacid dehydrogenase, with translation MRVLIAEHDHAVYAQLLRQAAPDLEVLTSGDSAELARQAADCPIWLGQPDLLATLLRQGHQPQWLQSTWAGITPLLADGLPRHYRLTRAVGIFGQVMAEYVLTYMLGHEREVLPRLVSQVERKWDSRQGQSLAGRKVLIVGTGDIGLTVAQFLLPFGVELYGIASEAREQAPFVEVGALADLPRLVGEVDYVINLLPNTPTTHDLYDAALFKQFKPTGLFINVGRGVAVVDADLVEALKEGHLAGAVIDVCRQEPLPQRHPFWTAWGLLLTGHSSAPTSPAMMVKLFVENVRAYQAGEALRGEVDFNRGY, from the coding sequence ATGCGCGTTCTGATTGCTGAACACGACCACGCTGTATATGCCCAACTGTTGCGCCAGGCAGCGCCTGATCTGGAAGTGCTGACCAGCGGCGACTCCGCTGAACTGGCCCGCCAGGCCGCCGATTGCCCGATCTGGCTGGGGCAGCCGGACCTCCTGGCGACGCTGTTGCGCCAGGGTCACCAGCCGCAATGGCTGCAATCGACCTGGGCCGGCATCACGCCGCTGCTCGCCGACGGCCTGCCACGCCACTATCGCCTGACCCGCGCGGTGGGGATTTTCGGTCAGGTCATGGCCGAATACGTACTGACCTACATGCTCGGCCACGAGCGCGAAGTGCTGCCGCGGCTGGTCAGTCAGGTCGAGCGTAAATGGGACAGCCGCCAGGGCCAAAGCCTGGCGGGGCGTAAGGTGCTGATCGTCGGCACTGGCGACATCGGTCTGACCGTGGCGCAGTTTCTGCTGCCGTTTGGCGTTGAGTTGTATGGCATCGCCAGCGAAGCTCGCGAGCAGGCACCGTTTGTCGAAGTGGGGGCGCTGGCGGACTTGCCGCGCCTGGTCGGTGAAGTGGATTACGTGATCAATCTGCTGCCGAATACGCCGACGACCCACGACCTGTACGACGCGGCGCTGTTCAAGCAGTTCAAGCCGACCGGGTTGTTCATCAACGTCGGGCGCGGCGTGGCGGTGGTCGATGCCGATCTGGTGGAGGCCTTGAAAGAAGGGCATCTGGCAGGCGCGGTGATCGACGTCTGCCGTCAGGAACCGCTGCCGCAACGTCACCCGTTCTGGACGGCCTGGGGCTTGCTGCTGACCGGGCACAGTTCGGCACCGACTTCGCCTGCGATGATGGTGAAGCTGTTTGTCGAGAATGTGCGGGCGTATCAGGCGGGCGAGGCGTTGCGCGGGGAAGTGGATTTCAATCGCGGTTACTGA
- a CDS encoding nitroreductase family protein: MSANPRVADYAIHPQFTDRWSPRAFTGEAIPEETLLSFFEAARWAPSAYNSQPWRFLYARRDTPNWERYLGLLNEFNRSWAQHASALVIVISKTTFAVPGATEETPALWHTFDTGSAWGHLALQASLSGWHTHGMAGFDQDLTRKELNIPEGYALHAAVAVGKLGDKATLADYLQAREEPSPRRPLSELAAEGDFTL; the protein is encoded by the coding sequence ATGAGTGCCAATCCACGCGTTGCCGATTACGCCATTCACCCGCAATTCACCGATCGCTGGTCACCCCGCGCCTTCACGGGCGAAGCCATTCCCGAAGAAACCTTGCTGAGCTTTTTCGAAGCCGCACGCTGGGCGCCATCGGCCTACAACTCGCAGCCTTGGCGGTTTCTCTACGCGCGCCGCGATACGCCAAACTGGGAGCGTTACCTGGGCTTGCTGAACGAATTCAACCGCAGCTGGGCGCAACACGCCTCGGCGCTGGTGATCGTGATCTCGAAAACCACCTTCGCGGTGCCTGGCGCCACCGAAGAAACCCCGGCCCTGTGGCACACCTTCGACACCGGTTCGGCCTGGGGCCATCTGGCGTTGCAAGCGAGCCTCAGCGGCTGGCACACCCACGGCATGGCCGGTTTCGATCAGGATCTGACCCGCAAGGAGCTGAACATTCCTGAAGGTTACGCCCTGCACGCGGCGGTGGCAGTGGGCAAACTGGGGGATAAGGCGACGCTGGCGGATTACCTGCAAGCACGTGAAGAACCGAGCCCGCGTCGTCCGTTGAGCGAGTTGGCGGCTGAAGGCGACTTCACCCTCTAA
- a CDS encoding YcgN family cysteine cluster protein produces MAAKVEPFWIRKTLDQLDQEEWESLCDGCGLCCLQKLEDEEDNSVYYTRIACKLLDLKTCQCSDYPNRREFVPDCIQLTPGKADEFKWLPPTCGYRLVSEGKDLPLWHHLVCGDRDAVHHERISQSGRMLAEGSVAEEDWEDHLIFRAG; encoded by the coding sequence ATGGCCGCCAAAGTCGAACCGTTCTGGATACGCAAAACCCTCGATCAACTCGATCAGGAGGAATGGGAATCGCTGTGCGACGGTTGTGGTCTGTGCTGCCTGCAAAAGCTTGAGGATGAAGAGGACAACAGCGTTTACTACACACGCATCGCGTGCAAGTTGCTGGACCTGAAAACCTGCCAGTGCAGCGATTACCCCAACCGTCGCGAATTCGTGCCGGACTGCATCCAGCTCACGCCGGGCAAGGCCGATGAGTTCAAATGGCTGCCGCCGACCTGCGGTTATCGCCTGGTCAGCGAGGGCAAGGACCTGCCACTTTGGCACCACCTGGTGTGCGGCGATCGCGACGCCGTGCATCACGAACGCATTTCCCAGTCGGGGCGCATGCTCGCCGAAGGCAGCGTGGCCGAAGAGGATTGGGAAGACCATCTGATTTTTCGGGCAGGTTAG